One stretch of Oligoflexus sp. DNA includes these proteins:
- a CDS encoding PDZ domain-containing protein: protein MRHHLQPAQLAVIILYSALTLTMTFSYSLASFADTAQKPKALMDAKAEPNFENSEIKGFRITRIRENSIYAKAGLVNNDIIESINGKALQNAESVVELLKTLKSDATVTLKILRGGAEIELTLEPQKAQ from the coding sequence ATGAGGCACCATCTCCAACCTGCTCAGCTTGCAGTGATCATTCTGTACTCAGCACTAACATTGACCATGACGTTCTCCTATTCATTGGCAAGCTTTGCTGACACAGCTCAAAAGCCAAAGGCCCTCATGGACGCCAAGGCGGAGCCCAACTTTGAGAACAGCGAGATCAAAGGATTTCGTATTACCCGCATTCGAGAAAACTCGATCTATGCCAAAGCAGGACTTGTGAACAATGATATCATCGAATCAATCAACGGCAAGGCACTACAAAATGCTGAATCAGTCGTCGAACTCTTGAAGACTCTAAAAAGCGACGCTACTGTCACCCTTAAGATCTTAAGGGGTGGTGCAGAAATCGAATTGACCTTGGAGCCTCAAAAGGCTCAATAA
- a CDS encoding c-type cytochrome — MKGIVLYPMLSLSLLASAFAAESRPVPVTSPGATPGPVFIFEAPDDKDIPAGEFGRMVRRGQDIFMNTAKELPDNVGNSLRCVNCHLDRGRLANSAPLWAAYPMYPAYRKKTNKVDTIEERIQGCFQFSMNGKAPALDSEAMKALVTYNYWLSKGAPTGMELPGRGYPELPKPSRRPSPENGKNLYTHHCSICHGPDGQGQMTRGEMVFPPLWGAQSYNWGAGMHRVNTAASFIKHNMPLGKGNTISNEDAWDLAAFVNSHERPQDPRFKGNLEETDKVFHDENCLYGERVNHVKLGSRPANPD; from the coding sequence ATGAAAGGCATAGTCCTCTATCCAATGCTGAGCCTGTCACTGCTGGCTTCGGCTTTTGCGGCAGAGTCCCGTCCTGTCCCGGTCACAAGCCCAGGCGCGACCCCGGGTCCCGTCTTTATCTTTGAAGCGCCTGATGACAAGGACATTCCCGCTGGGGAGTTCGGTCGCATGGTGCGTCGTGGTCAGGATATTTTTATGAATACAGCAAAAGAATTGCCAGACAATGTGGGGAATTCTCTGCGCTGCGTGAACTGTCACCTGGATCGGGGACGTCTGGCAAATTCCGCTCCCCTCTGGGCAGCCTATCCCATGTACCCGGCCTATCGAAAGAAAACGAATAAGGTGGATACGATCGAAGAGAGAATTCAAGGCTGCTTCCAATTCAGCATGAACGGAAAGGCCCCCGCTCTGGACAGCGAGGCCATGAAGGCTCTGGTGACCTATAACTACTGGCTATCCAAAGGAGCGCCCACCGGCATGGAGTTGCCAGGCCGCGGTTACCCGGAGCTGCCGAAGCCATCACGCCGTCCTTCTCCTGAAAACGGCAAGAACCTTTATACCCATCACTGCTCTATATGCCACGGTCCCGATGGTCAGGGGCAGATGACAAGGGGTGAGATGGTGTTTCCTCCACTTTGGGGTGCCCAATCTTACAATTGGGGAGCCGGCATGCATCGGGTCAACACCGCAGCATCTTTCATCAAGCACAACATGCCACTCGGCAAAGGCAACACGATAAGCAATGAGGATGCCTGGGACCTCGCGGCCTTTGTGAACTCACACGAACGGCCTCAAGATCCGCGTTTTAAGGGCAATCTTGAAGAGACGGACAAGGTATTTCATGATGAAAACTGCCTTTATGGGGAGCGGGTGAATCATGTGAAGCTTGGCAGTCGACCTGCAAATCCTGATTGA
- a CDS encoding c-type cytochrome — MKLFKYLIVGFAILKPTAFFANEREQDGSTIVRQGNGKGLTPCAPCHGEKGEGKLNEGFPQLAGLPAAYLKTQIANFRSGVRMNPVMQPIAQMMDEVDTDLTAAFLANQEAKPLEGFKASTDELGAKIATVGLWNKGIPACFSCHGPNGLGVGSTFPRIVWQPQTYIVAQITAWKNNTRKGDPNGLMKVIADKLTDAEIKSVANYLGSVKGKP, encoded by the coding sequence GTGAAACTTTTCAAATATCTCATCGTCGGCTTTGCCATTCTAAAACCCACAGCCTTTTTTGCAAACGAACGTGAGCAGGATGGTTCAACCATTGTGCGGCAGGGGAATGGCAAAGGCTTGACTCCCTGCGCTCCCTGTCATGGGGAAAAAGGAGAGGGCAAGCTCAACGAAGGTTTTCCGCAGCTTGCCGGCTTGCCAGCTGCATATCTCAAAACGCAGATCGCAAATTTTCGCAGTGGAGTCCGGATGAATCCGGTGATGCAACCTATCGCTCAGATGATGGATGAGGTGGATACAGACCTCACAGCCGCTTTTCTGGCGAATCAGGAGGCCAAACCTCTCGAAGGGTTCAAGGCGTCAACCGATGAGCTGGGAGCAAAAATTGCGACAGTCGGGCTTTGGAATAAAGGGATTCCTGCCTGCTTTTCCTGCCATGGGCCGAACGGCCTTGGCGTTGGCTCCACGTTCCCCCGTATTGTCTGGCAGCCTCAAACTTATATCGTGGCGCAAATTACGGCCTGGAAAAACAATACCCGCAAAGGGGATCCCAACGGATTAATGAAAGTGATTGCCGATAAACTTACCGACGCCGAGATTAAAAGCGTCGCCAACTATCTTGGATCGGTGAAAGGAAAGCCATAA
- a CDS encoding cytochrome c biogenesis CcdA family protein — translation MLAEIVGKCRVGRTLDNARILYVFNAADRFFGLSWTPCVGTILGGVLTYVASQGRSLAEGTLLLGTFSLGIVLPLLIVAIVTDVFLPRLRAFSRYGLV, via the coding sequence ATGCTTGCGGAGATAGTCGGCAAGTGCCGAGTGGGCCGAACCCTTGACAATGCGCGCATTCTTTACGTTTTTAATGCGGCAGATCGATTCTTCGGGTTGAGCTGGACGCCTTGCGTGGGAACAATCTTGGGCGGGGTACTGACCTATGTGGCAAGCCAGGGGCGTTCGTTGGCCGAAGGAACTCTTCTGCTCGGAACATTCTCCCTGGGTATTGTGCTTCCCCTTCTGATAGTCGCCATCGTCACCGATGTCTTCCTTCCCCGGCTTCGCGCTTTCAGTCGCTACGGCCTGGTTTGA
- a CDS encoding SufS family cysteine desulfurase, translated as MRAEFPIFAAHPGLVYLDSAATSQKPQIVIDRMNRYYTEENANVHRGVYELSETATRVFEGSRAYIASALNATIEETIFTRGTTEAINLVAQSLGQLLLQPGDEILLTVAEHHSNIVPWQIVAERHGAKVRFIPLNKDRRLDMQEAARMVNSRTKIMAFAHISNVLGIEHPVHDLIALAKSVGAATLVDGAQGIAHLPVDVRVLDCDFYAFSGHKVFGPTGIGVLYGRKSLLDRMPPYQGGGDMIEKVTLNGSTWNSLPSKFEAGTPNIAGAVGLGAAFEFVKGLDLGKTLAHDRALGQMLVDEIKRSFPKMNLMIEPGPDWIGLVTMAHEFIHPHDLAAICDTDQVCIRAGHHCAQPLMEIFGVPATARVAPFLYNDENDIDRFVAALHKAEKLFA; from the coding sequence TTGAGAGCAGAATTTCCCATATTCGCCGCTCATCCAGGGCTCGTGTACCTGGACAGCGCCGCGACCAGTCAAAAGCCTCAGATCGTTATTGATCGGATGAATCGTTATTATACGGAAGAAAACGCCAACGTTCATCGCGGTGTTTACGAACTGTCCGAAACGGCCACGCGGGTCTTTGAAGGATCGCGGGCTTATATTGCCTCCGCGCTGAACGCCACGATCGAAGAAACCATTTTCACCCGTGGCACGACCGAAGCCATCAACCTGGTCGCGCAATCGCTCGGCCAGCTCCTTCTGCAGCCTGGAGATGAAATCCTTCTGACTGTGGCGGAACATCATTCCAACATCGTACCCTGGCAGATCGTAGCCGAAAGGCACGGAGCCAAGGTGCGGTTTATTCCGCTGAATAAGGACCGCCGCCTGGATATGCAGGAAGCGGCCCGCATGGTGAACAGCCGCACGAAAATCATGGCCTTTGCGCATATTTCGAATGTGCTCGGAATTGAGCATCCCGTGCACGATCTGATCGCCTTGGCGAAGTCGGTTGGGGCCGCGACGCTTGTCGATGGAGCCCAGGGCATCGCCCATCTGCCGGTGGATGTTCGGGTTTTGGACTGTGATTTTTATGCCTTCAGCGGGCACAAGGTTTTTGGTCCCACGGGCATTGGTGTTCTTTACGGCCGGAAAAGCCTCCTGGATCGCATGCCGCCTTATCAAGGCGGAGGCGATATGATTGAAAAAGTGACCTTGAATGGTTCGACATGGAATTCGCTCCCGAGCAAATTTGAAGCCGGAACGCCGAATATTGCAGGCGCTGTGGGGCTGGGTGCGGCCTTTGAATTTGTGAAGGGCCTCGACCTGGGCAAGACCCTGGCGCATGACAGGGCTTTGGGTCAGATGCTGGTGGATGAGATCAAACGCAGCTTTCCCAAGATGAATCTGATGATCGAGCCGGGCCCGGATTGGATCGGGCTTGTGACCATGGCGCATGAATTCATTCACCCGCATGATCTGGCTGCGATCTGCGACACAGATCAGGTTTGCATCCGCGCCGGGCATCACTGCGCCCAGCCTTTGATGGAGATATTCGGTGTGCCCGCCACGGCTCGGGTCGCGCCTTTCCTTTACAATGATGAGAACGACATCGACCGCTTCGTGGCTGCCCTGCACAAAGCGGAAAAACTTTTCGCTTGA
- a CDS encoding iron-sulfur cluster assembly scaffold protein translates to MKKSQDPEFKAIIIDHYKKPRFFGKPESVRFAAEEHNRTCGDHVELYLTEGAEPGSGSFQFTGAGCSLCIASASLMTTLLQSVSLDAARDCLEHFQRVSREGVDPNADSVWQIFDGLRDYPVRSRCVRLPWQALEKILGQWSEAGATS, encoded by the coding sequence ATGAAAAAATCTCAGGACCCGGAATTTAAAGCGATCATCATTGATCACTATAAGAAGCCTCGTTTTTTCGGCAAGCCAGAGAGCGTGCGTTTTGCAGCCGAGGAGCACAATCGAACCTGTGGCGATCACGTTGAACTGTACCTGACGGAAGGGGCAGAACCGGGGAGCGGGAGCTTTCAGTTCACGGGGGCTGGCTGCTCGCTTTGCATTGCCAGCGCCTCGCTGATGACCACGCTTTTGCAGAGTGTGTCGCTGGACGCGGCACGGGACTGTCTGGAGCATTTTCAACGAGTCAGCCGCGAGGGTGTGGATCCGAATGCGGACAGCGTCTGGCAGATCTTTGATGGGCTTCGTGATTATCCGGTCAGGTCGCGTTGCGTGCGTTTACCGTGGCAGGCGCTGGAGAAGATTTTAGGGCAATGGTCTGAGGCAGGGGCAACTTCATGA
- a CDS encoding Rieske (2Fe-2S) protein, translating to MSEWIAVGALKDMPENVIIPFSHAAEDYILIRRGDEVTAFVDLCSHQEIKLSEFGEIQQGVLICHAHGAAFDCHDGKELCFPATSPLQNIPTRLSAGQVELYL from the coding sequence ATGAGTGAATGGATTGCGGTCGGAGCCCTGAAGGATATGCCCGAGAATGTTATCATTCCTTTCTCGCATGCTGCAGAGGATTATATTTTGATTCGACGCGGGGACGAGGTCACGGCCTTTGTCGATCTATGTTCCCATCAGGAGATAAAACTCTCGGAATTCGGTGAGATTCAGCAGGGAGTTTTGATCTGTCACGCGCATGGGGCGGCGTTTGATTGCCATGACGGGAAGGAACTCTGCTTTCCTGCAACGTCCCCGCTTCAGAACATTCCCACAAGATTGAGCGCGGGGCAGGTGGAGCTTTACCTTTAA
- a CDS encoding DNRLRE domain-containing protein: protein MKSLHNFTKTVVTATAMFVSSTALATSFIQLEPASKALTVEVENGKVMPEGTKLQITGSKNKLKATYVWFDLSRFSNANEIESATIGLYPNNNSGDGTIYVVKASAPWSYRKPNWNWEADRAFLNDYNWESRAIGAISIEGNANKKMIEVPITAYVKEAISTGKNYGLIFVTSDDVSVQFAEESEYGLAPGTYLSQMSKVPLLKVKHGFRWGGISGSQGPAGPMGPAGPQGPQGPQGPKGDKGDKGDVGPIGLPGPKGATGSVGPQGLQGLKGDAGPQGPKGEMGATGPQGLKGDKGDKGDVGPQGPKGEIGAVGPQGLKGDAGPQGPKGEIGATGPQGLKGDKGDKGDKGEVGPAGPQGTQGLAGEAGPQGPQGLKGEKGDKGDIGPQGLKGDKGEVGPQGLQGVAGEIGPQGLKGDKGDKGDAGPKGDVGPAGPQGVAGEAGPQGLKGDKGDTGPQGVAGEVGPQGPKGDIGPAGPQGVAGEAGPQGLKGDKGDKGDAGAQGPQGEAGPKGDVGPAGPQGPQGLAGEAGPQGLKGDKGDKGDTGAQGPKGDVGPAGPQGLAGEAGPQGLKGDKGDTGAQGPQGVAGEVGPQGPKGDVGPAGPQGLAGEAGPQGLKGDKGDKGDAGAQGPQGEAGPKGDVGPAGPQGVAGEAGPQGLKGDKGDKGDVGPSGPQGVAGEVGPQGPKGDVGPAGPQGLAGEAGPQGLKGDKGDKGDAGAQGPQGVAGEVGPQGPKGDVGPAGPQGLKGDTGAQGVAGPIGPAGPQGPQGVAGPVGPQGAKGDTGPAGKDATVTKYVSAGDCSSANAGKIFYVEGSSRLPASWRVCGCVSTTSCSWFQLNMTAITP from the coding sequence ATGAAGTCTCTGCATAACTTCACCAAAACTGTTGTTACGGCCACGGCCATGTTCGTAAGCTCAACAGCTTTGGCCACCTCCTTCATCCAGCTGGAACCCGCAAGCAAGGCTCTTACTGTCGAAGTTGAAAACGGCAAGGTGATGCCTGAAGGCACCAAACTTCAGATCACAGGTTCCAAGAATAAATTAAAAGCAACCTATGTGTGGTTCGATCTGAGCCGCTTCTCCAACGCGAATGAAATCGAATCGGCGACGATCGGCCTTTATCCGAACAACAATTCGGGTGACGGTACCATCTATGTGGTCAAGGCTTCAGCGCCTTGGAGTTACCGCAAGCCGAACTGGAACTGGGAAGCGGATCGGGCTTTTCTGAATGATTATAACTGGGAATCGCGCGCGATCGGTGCGATCTCGATAGAAGGCAATGCGAACAAGAAGATGATTGAAGTTCCTATCACGGCCTATGTGAAGGAAGCGATCAGCACGGGTAAGAACTATGGTCTGATTTTCGTGACCAGCGATGATGTTTCGGTGCAATTCGCGGAAGAAAGTGAGTATGGATTGGCTCCTGGTACTTACCTTTCGCAAATGTCCAAAGTTCCTCTCTTGAAGGTGAAGCACGGATTCCGATGGGGAGGCATCTCGGGGTCGCAAGGTCCTGCAGGGCCTATGGGTCCTGCTGGTCCGCAAGGTCCTCAGGGTCCGCAAGGTCCCAAGGGTGATAAAGGTGACAAAGGTGATGTGGGTCCTATCGGTTTGCCCGGTCCCAAGGGTGCGACGGGTTCTGTTGGTCCTCAGGGTCTGCAGGGTTTGAAAGGTGATGCGGGTCCCCAGGGGCCCAAGGGTGAAATGGGTGCGACCGGTCCCCAGGGTTTGAAGGGGGATAAAGGCGATAAAGGTGATGTGGGTCCTCAAGGTCCCAAGGGTGAGATTGGTGCGGTTGGTCCTCAGGGTTTGAAAGGTGATGCGGGTCCTCAAGGTCCGAAGGGTGAGATCGGTGCGACCGGTCCCCAGGGTTTGAAAGGTGATAAAGGGGACAAGGGCGACAAGGGTGAAGTTGGTCCTGCTGGTCCTCAAGGTACGCAAGGTCTTGCGGGTGAGGCTGGTCCTCAGGGTCCGCAAGGTTTGAAAGGTGAGAAGGGAGATAAAGGCGACATCGGTCCGCAAGGTCTGAAGGGTGACAAGGGTGAAGTTGGTCCCCAAGGTCTCCAGGGTGTTGCCGGTGAAATTGGTCCGCAGGGCTTGAAAGGTGACAAGGGCGATAAAGGTGATGCCGGTCCCAAAGGTGATGTTGGTCCTGCTGGTCCTCAGGGTGTTGCTGGTGAAGCAGGTCCTCAGGGTTTGAAGGGTGATAAAGGTGATACCGGTCCGCAAGGTGTTGCTGGTGAAGTTGGTCCGCAAGGTCCCAAAGGTGATATTGGTCCCGCTGGTCCTCAGGGTGTTGCTGGTGAGGCAGGTCCTCAGGGTTTGAAGGGTGACAAGGGCGATAAAGGTGATGCCGGTGCGCAAGGTCCGCAAGGCGAAGCCGGTCCCAAAGGTGATGTTGGTCCTGCCGGCCCTCAGGGTCCGCAAGGTCTTGCTGGTGAAGCAGGTCCTCAAGGTTTGAAGGGTGACAAAGGCGATAAAGGTGACACTGGTGCGCAAGGTCCCAAAGGTGATGTTGGTCCCGCTGGTCCACAAGGTCTTGCAGGTGAAGCAGGTCCTCAGGGTTTGAAAGGTGACAAAGGTGATACCGGTGCGCAAGGCCCTCAGGGTGTTGCGGGTGAAGTTGGTCCACAAGGTCCAAAGGGTGATGTTGGTCCCGCTGGTCCCCAAGGTCTTGCCGGTGAAGCAGGTCCTCAGGGTTTGAAGGGTGACAAAGGCGATAAAGGTGATGCCGGTGCACAAGGTCCGCAAGGTGAAGCCGGTCCCAAAGGTGATGTTGGTCCCGCTGGTCCTCAGGGTGTTGCTGGTGAGGCAGGCCCTCAGGGTTTGAAAGGTGACAAAGGCGATAAAGGTGATGTTGGTCCATCTGGTCCACAAGGTGTTGCTGGTGAAGTTGGTCCGCAAGGTCCAAAGGGTGATGTTGGTCCCGCTGGTCCTCAAGGTCTTGCTGGTGAAGCAGGCCCTCAGGGGCTGAAGGGTGACAAAGGCGATAAAGGTGATGCCGGTGCGCAAGGTCCGCAAGGCGTTGCAGGTGAAGTTGGTCCACAAGGTCCGAAAGGTGATGTTGGTCCTGCAGGTCCACAAGGCTTGAAGGGTGATACGGGTGCGCAAGGTGTTGCAGGTCCAATCGGTCCCGCTGGTCCTCAGGGTCCACAAGGTGTTGCAGGTCCCGTTGGTCCACAAGGTGCGAAGGGTGATACGGGTCCGGCTGGTAAAGATGCGACCGTCACAAAATACGTATCAGCTGGTGATTGCAGCAGCGCGAACGCAGGAAAGATATTCTACGTGGAAGGTTCATCGAGGCTACCAGCCAGCTGGCGAGTTTGTGGATGCGTGAGCACGACATCGTGCTCCTGGTTTCAGTTGAATATGACCGCGATAACACCATAA
- the lon gene encoding endopeptidase La, with amino-acid sequence MTEFSNRWVPAMVSSQFVLFPSTAMPVTVTDEKNLAALREMKARGLKNIHVVTRKDAEKSISMETVYTTSCLAEVEYIKGNENEEVQLIVRGLERHHIEDISYEHDAWLVRTLPVVVDHDIDTGTVQTYLNSIKELSDKIIAFLPGNMKQVGDMLRAIDDPELLVNLIAPHLEVDVAVKAQLLSETSLNSRLMLLLETMQDLRQSLEIRAEIGRKVSHKFNKQHRDAMLRQQMRVIQEELGEGGMAKNSYTKRIEDHADMPDDVKKVALEEAQRLAGLERNSPEAPGMQNYLDLLLSLPWKPGAKQEIDLNKARDILNRHHYGLDKVKDRIVQHLAVLKLKENFRGSILLLVGPPGVGKTSLGRSIAESMGRDFVRASLGGVRDEAEIRGHRRTYIGSRPGRIIQALKQCKQNNPVFLLDEIDKLSQSYNGDPAAALLEVLDPEQNNSFRDHFMEVPYDLSQVMFVATANSLESIPGPLRDRMEVISIAGYTTAEKLHIAKQHLWPEQLEAHGVKPTQLTLADETLLRLISHYTREAGVRELKRKLAALIRGSTEAIIQSEGGICLKASDLERLLGPEPFTLELAETHMPAGVVTGLAWTPMGGDILFIEAKAMPGKGQLTLTGQMGEVMKESVQIAMTHVRSLLPSLKTQHDYEKTDVHVHVPAGAIPKDGPSAGVTMLTSLASLFSQRPVSPSLAMTGEITLRGAVTAVGGIKEKVLAAHRAGIKKILMSERNRKDIQDVPTEVRDELEFIFVSRVEEVLKHALGLDLDEKQGTAPEQESGRVARL; translated from the coding sequence ATGACGGAATTTTCGAATCGCTGGGTTCCAGCCATGGTGTCCTCACAATTTGTGCTTTTCCCGAGCACAGCCATGCCGGTTACGGTAACCGACGAAAAAAACCTCGCCGCTTTGCGCGAAATGAAAGCGCGTGGATTGAAAAATATTCACGTCGTGACGCGCAAGGACGCCGAGAAATCCATTTCGATGGAGACAGTCTACACAACCAGCTGCCTCGCCGAAGTGGAGTACATCAAAGGGAATGAAAACGAGGAGGTGCAGCTTATCGTCCGTGGCCTGGAACGCCACCACATCGAAGACATTTCCTACGAACATGATGCCTGGCTGGTGCGTACCCTTCCGGTCGTCGTCGATCATGATATCGACACGGGGACGGTCCAAACCTATCTGAATAGCATCAAAGAACTTTCGGACAAGATTATTGCCTTTTTGCCTGGCAATATGAAACAGGTCGGCGACATGCTGCGGGCGATTGATGATCCCGAGCTGCTCGTGAACCTGATAGCCCCCCATCTGGAAGTGGATGTGGCGGTCAAGGCTCAACTTCTGAGCGAGACTTCGCTGAACAGCCGCCTGATGCTGCTCCTGGAGACCATGCAGGATCTGCGTCAGAGTTTGGAAATCCGCGCCGAGATCGGCCGCAAGGTTTCCCATAAATTCAATAAGCAGCATCGGGATGCGATGCTCCGCCAGCAGATGCGCGTGATCCAGGAGGAACTGGGTGAAGGGGGTATGGCCAAGAACAGCTATACCAAGCGCATTGAAGATCATGCGGACATGCCGGATGACGTGAAAAAGGTCGCCCTGGAGGAGGCGCAAAGGCTCGCCGGTTTGGAACGCAATTCGCCCGAAGCCCCGGGCATGCAGAACTACCTCGACCTTTTGCTGAGTCTGCCTTGGAAGCCAGGCGCGAAACAGGAAATAGATCTGAACAAGGCCCGCGATATCCTGAACCGTCATCACTATGGTTTGGATAAGGTGAAGGACCGAATCGTTCAGCATCTGGCGGTTCTGAAGCTGAAAGAAAATTTCCGTGGGTCGATCCTGCTTTTGGTCGGACCTCCGGGTGTCGGTAAAACCAGCTTGGGCCGCAGCATCGCGGAATCCATGGGCCGCGACTTCGTGCGCGCGAGCCTCGGCGGTGTGCGGGATGAAGCGGAAATCCGTGGTCATCGCCGGACCTATATCGGTTCGCGCCCGGGCCGCATTATCCAGGCTCTGAAACAATGCAAGCAGAACAATCCCGTGTTCCTGCTCGACGAGATCGACAAGCTCTCGCAGAGTTACAACGGGGATCCGGCGGCGGCGCTTTTGGAAGTGCTCGATCCGGAGCAAAACAATAGTTTCCGTGACCACTTCATGGAAGTTCCCTATGACCTTTCGCAGGTGATGTTTGTCGCGACTGCGAATAGTCTGGAATCCATACCGGGTCCATTGCGCGATCGTATGGAAGTGATTTCGATCGCGGGTTATACGACGGCCGAGAAGCTGCACATTGCCAAGCAGCATCTGTGGCCCGAGCAGTTGGAAGCGCATGGCGTGAAGCCCACCCAGCTGACGCTGGCGGATGAGACTCTTCTGCGTCTGATATCGCATTATACCCGTGAAGCGGGTGTGCGGGAGTTGAAGCGGAAGCTCGCAGCTTTGATTCGTGGTTCAACAGAAGCCATCATCCAAAGTGAAGGCGGCATCTGTTTGAAGGCGAGTGATCTGGAGCGGCTGCTGGGTCCTGAGCCCTTCACCCTGGAGCTGGCGGAAACCCATATGCCGGCTGGTGTGGTGACAGGACTTGCGTGGACGCCGATGGGCGGGGATATTCTTTTCATCGAAGCCAAGGCCATGCCGGGCAAGGGTCAGCTGACTCTGACCGGACAGATGGGCGAGGTGATGAAAGAATCGGTCCAGATCGCGATGACCCATGTGCGTTCGCTCTTGCCGAGCCTGAAAACGCAGCATGATTATGAGAAAACGGATGTGCACGTTCACGTTCCGGCCGGGGCGATTCCCAAGGATGGACCTTCCGCGGGTGTGACCATGCTGACCTCACTGGCTTCGCTGTTCTCGCAGCGGCCCGTGAGTCCGAGTCTCGCGATGACGGGTGAGATCACCCTGCGCGGCGCGGTGACAGCGGTGGGCGGCATCAAGGAAAAAGTTCTTGCGGCGCACCGGGCTGGGATCAAGAAGATCCTGATGTCCGAACGCAACCGCAAGGACATCCAGGATGTGCCGACGGAAGTGCGTGATGAATTGGAATTTATCTTTGTCAGTCGTGTTGAAGAGGTGCTGAAGCATGCTCTTGGGCTCGACCTTGACGAGAAACAAGGTACGGCTCCTGAACAAGAATCAGGACGGGTTGCCAGACTGTGA
- a CDS encoding matrixin family metalloprotease yields the protein MLKRLLTFMLFSFSAFACRESHLEEVKSFRFYVETDQPSLKYSVQILVADYNRQLGFEALSVVDHKEDSTSQIHFRKGLVNDGRKLGLGQWTTLQKQSVSGAFRQSQTTTIEYGMDLIFDLDNFMSKAAYIQDPDSDAYKHLFHLFAHEVGHGMQMDHASDQESVMFPSIAEKGSQAVDYSAYFRTIREFLNDPNIDLSRPRHWHDDDFAPSEGHGHVR from the coding sequence ATGCTGAAGCGCCTACTGACGTTTATGCTTTTCTCATTTTCTGCTTTCGCCTGTCGTGAATCTCATCTTGAGGAAGTCAAAAGCTTCCGCTTCTATGTTGAAACCGATCAACCTTCGCTCAAGTATTCGGTCCAAATCCTGGTCGCCGATTACAACCGCCAATTGGGTTTTGAAGCCCTGAGTGTCGTCGATCATAAAGAAGACAGCACTTCGCAGATTCATTTCCGCAAAGGCCTGGTCAATGACGGGCGTAAATTGGGCCTGGGTCAGTGGACAACTTTGCAGAAGCAGTCCGTATCCGGTGCATTCCGTCAAAGCCAAACGACGACTATTGAGTATGGAATGGATCTGATCTTCGACCTGGATAACTTTATGAGCAAGGCTGCCTACATCCAGGATCCTGATTCAGACGCTTATAAGCATCTTTTCCATCTTTTCGCGCATGAAGTCGGCCACGGTATGCAGATGGACCATGCTTCGGATCAAGAAAGCGTGATGTTCCCCAGCATCGCGGAAAAAGGTTCACAAGCCGTCGATTATAGCGCTTACTTCCGAACCATCCGTGAATTTCTGAATGATCCGAACATCGACCTGTCCCGTCCGCGTCACTGGCATGACGATGACTTTGCTCCCTCGGAAGGACACGGTCACGTTCGTTAA